A DNA window from Allokutzneria albata contains the following coding sequences:
- a CDS encoding oligosaccharide flippase family protein, producing MTGEFPAGAETAERRGLAGRFRRGLWLSLLNTLLSRVGTFVLGIVLARLLAPEEFGLYATALVVQGLLLAFNDFGAATAVVRRSGDVRPMLPTAWTISVLGGAFAFAACAVSAPALASALGSPHATEIVRFLAINVLLDGFACVPGAMLTRELAQARRLVADLSGTVVNLAVTATLAFLGWGAWSLAIGHVTGTALVVVLLFVLSGHVPNFGFSAEHFKEVGAYGISVVASSLLVMLAQSVPQMVTGSLLGATALGFFYLASNVANWPVSIVAGTVERVALAVFARAREHSTDLDRAAGGVMGLVGVALLPGGVALALLAEPVVEVVYGHRWAPAAVVLSGLAIAAIGRVFADMALHLLLAVGAPLSSALIQLWWLVTLVPATVVAAKLWGLPGIGWAQAAVALLVAVPVHLWGLRRAGIRVVSLVRGMLPSSLSAVATAGGLVLIRVLSTNPLLTVALGGLLTAAVVAYGWFRFRHTLDSALAAAE from the coding sequence GTGACCGGCGAGTTCCCCGCGGGGGCGGAGACCGCCGAGCGGCGCGGGCTGGCCGGCCGGTTCCGCCGCGGGCTGTGGCTGAGCCTGCTGAACACGCTGCTCTCCCGCGTCGGCACCTTCGTGCTGGGCATCGTGCTCGCGCGGCTGCTCGCCCCGGAGGAGTTCGGGCTGTACGCGACCGCGCTGGTCGTGCAGGGCTTGTTGCTGGCGTTCAACGACTTCGGTGCGGCAACGGCGGTGGTGCGGCGGTCGGGGGACGTGCGGCCGATGCTGCCGACGGCGTGGACGATCTCCGTGCTCGGCGGCGCCTTCGCGTTCGCCGCGTGCGCGGTCAGCGCCCCGGCCCTGGCGTCGGCGCTGGGCAGCCCGCACGCCACCGAGATCGTCCGGTTCCTGGCGATCAACGTGCTGCTGGACGGGTTCGCCTGCGTGCCGGGCGCGATGCTGACCCGCGAGCTGGCCCAGGCCCGCAGGCTCGTCGCCGACCTCTCCGGCACCGTGGTCAACCTCGCGGTGACCGCCACGCTGGCCTTCCTCGGCTGGGGCGCGTGGTCGCTGGCGATCGGGCACGTCACCGGGACCGCCCTGGTGGTGGTGCTGCTGTTCGTGCTCAGCGGGCACGTGCCGAACTTCGGTTTCTCCGCGGAGCACTTCAAGGAGGTCGGCGCCTACGGGATCTCCGTCGTGGCGTCCTCGCTGCTGGTGATGCTCGCGCAGAGCGTGCCGCAGATGGTCACCGGCAGCCTGCTCGGAGCGACCGCGCTCGGGTTCTTCTACCTGGCGAGCAACGTGGCGAACTGGCCGGTCTCGATCGTCGCCGGCACGGTCGAACGGGTCGCGCTCGCGGTGTTCGCCCGAGCCAGGGAGCACAGCACCGACCTCGACCGCGCCGCGGGCGGGGTGATGGGACTCGTCGGGGTGGCGCTGCTGCCGGGCGGGGTGGCGCTGGCACTGCTGGCCGAGCCCGTCGTCGAGGTGGTCTACGGGCACCGGTGGGCCCCGGCCGCCGTCGTGCTCAGCGGGCTGGCGATCGCCGCGATCGGCCGGGTCTTCGCCGACATGGCGCTGCACCTGCTGCTCGCGGTGGGCGCCCCGCTGTCGTCGGCGTTGATCCAGCTGTGGTGGCTGGTGACGCTGGTGCCCGCGACCGTGGTCGCCGCGAAGCTGTGGGGGCTGCCCGGGATCGGCTGGGCGCAGGCGGCGGTGGCGTTGCTCGTCGCCGTTCCGGTGCACCTGTGGGGCTTGCGGCGCGCCGGGATCAGGGTCGTGTCGCTAGTCCGGGGGATGCTGCCGTCATCGCTGTCCGCTGTCGCGACCGCCGGGGGACTGGTCCTGATCCGGGTGCTCTCGACGAACCCGCTACTGACCGTCGCGCTCGGCGGGCTGCTCACGGCCGCGGTCGTCGCGTACGGGTGGTTTCGGTTCCGGCACACCTTGGACTCGGCACTCGCCGCCGCCGAGTAG
- a CDS encoding glycoside hydrolase family 6 protein: MRRRRVRLLVAGMAAALLLTACGTGPDPVPPPDRSDRNSSRAPNPVPSPLASGTFFYVDPEANVVSWLRNNREDGRAPLIEQRIAGQATARWIGAGENTHGRVSGFVSGAYARGQLPLLVAYNIPNRDCGNHSAGGARSADEYLRWIDVVGRAIGDRPALLILEPDAVIHLSCLDEAQRQERKRILTAAVSALNRLATSTWVYLDGGDGAQNPAAQVAAGLAESGIGAGARGFAVNVSNFNSTDDATRYAAQLKRILADQHSVDAGFVVDTSRNGNGSDGTWCNPGGRSLGAPPQVGGPGGADALLWVKRPGESDGDCGVGAGTSSGAFYPELAMRLINGD, translated from the coding sequence ATGCGAAGACGCAGGGTTCGGTTACTGGTCGCCGGCATGGCCGCCGCGCTGCTGCTGACCGCGTGCGGCACCGGTCCCGACCCGGTCCCGCCGCCCGACCGCTCCGACCGCAACTCCTCCCGAGCGCCCAACCCGGTGCCGAGCCCCCTGGCGTCCGGCACGTTCTTCTACGTCGACCCGGAGGCCAACGTCGTCTCCTGGTTGCGGAACAACCGCGAGGACGGCCGGGCTCCCCTGATCGAGCAGCGCATCGCCGGGCAGGCGACCGCCCGGTGGATCGGCGCCGGTGAGAACACCCACGGCCGCGTCTCCGGTTTCGTCTCCGGCGCCTACGCCCGCGGCCAACTCCCCCTGCTGGTCGCCTACAACATCCCCAACCGCGACTGCGGCAACCACTCCGCGGGCGGGGCGCGCTCGGCCGACGAGTACCTGAGGTGGATCGACGTGGTGGGGCGGGCGATCGGCGACCGGCCGGCGCTGCTCATCCTGGAACCGGACGCGGTGATCCACCTCTCCTGCCTCGACGAGGCGCAGCGCCAGGAGCGCAAGCGGATCCTGACCGCGGCGGTGTCCGCGCTCAACCGGCTCGCCACCTCGACGTGGGTCTACCTCGACGGCGGCGACGGCGCGCAGAACCCGGCCGCCCAGGTGGCGGCGGGCCTCGCCGAGTCCGGGATCGGCGCGGGAGCGCGGGGCTTCGCGGTGAACGTGTCCAACTTCAACAGCACCGACGACGCCACCCGCTACGCCGCGCAGCTCAAGCGGATCCTGGCCGACCAGCACAGCGTCGACGCCGGGTTCGTCGTCGACACCAGCCGCAACGGCAACGGCTCCGACGGCACCTGGTGCAACCCCGGCGGCCGGTCGCTCGGCGCGCCACCGCAGGTCGGCGGGCCGGGCGGAGCCGACGCGCTGCTGTGGGTGAAGCGCCCCGGTGAGTCCGACGGCGACTGCGGCGTCGGCGCGGGCACCTCGTCCGGGGCCTTCTACCCGGAGCTGGCCATGCGGCTCATCAACGGCGACTGA
- a CDS encoding DUF1707 SHOCT-like domain-containing protein has protein sequence MNDQPELRVGDVEREQIAQLLNQAVGEGRLTLTEYNERVGLAYAARTRGELDLVVADLPVARPSAAPLPAVYEGGTGKRQWAVAVMSGAVRNGRWRVEADISAFAMMGGIELDFRKAVLTSKVTTITAVAIMGGIQITVPPGVRVEVGGFSFMGGKDVNVDEDSVTPDSPTIRINGYAVMGGIEIVTKQPKQSKRIGSYDD, from the coding sequence ATGAATGACCAGCCCGAGTTGCGGGTCGGCGATGTCGAGCGGGAACAGATCGCGCAGCTGCTCAACCAGGCCGTCGGCGAAGGCCGCCTGACCCTGACCGAGTACAACGAGCGCGTCGGCCTCGCCTACGCCGCCCGCACCAGGGGCGAGCTGGACCTCGTCGTCGCCGACCTGCCCGTGGCCCGCCCCTCCGCCGCCCCCCTGCCCGCCGTGTACGAGGGCGGCACCGGCAAGCGCCAGTGGGCGGTCGCGGTGATGAGCGGGGCCGTGCGCAACGGCCGCTGGCGGGTCGAGGCGGACATCAGCGCCTTCGCCATGATGGGCGGCATCGAGCTGGACTTCCGCAAGGCCGTGCTCACCTCCAAGGTCACCACGATCACCGCGGTGGCCATCATGGGCGGGATCCAGATCACCGTCCCGCCCGGCGTGCGCGTCGAGGTGGGCGGCTTCAGCTTCATGGGCGGCAAGGACGTCAACGTCGACGAGGACTCGGTCACCCCGGACTCGCCCACCATCCGCATCAACGGCTACGCGGTCATGGGTGGCATCGAGATCGTCACCAAGCAGCCCAAGCAATCCAAGCGGATCGGGAGCTACGACGACTGA
- a CDS encoding glycosyltransferase family 2 protein yields MNRDYGLLPPAAKKLLRRAVGRYVVGERWWAVRFAKERAAAVRAEHREVARLARSHAPAEAMVTVVVPTYRRADRLRDAVTSALAQTVTDVAVIVVDDGGGEVGGLPDDPRLTVLRLARNHGSPGLARNVALRLSRSPYVAFLDDDNTWRPNHLETALPALESAGLVYTDLHRRRLDGSTVDVLGRDFDRREHADSAWVDVNAVVVRRAPWLRFDPWARPRWVHPREDWEFVHRVSARSAVTHLPVVTVDYTVHDGSYFSDWSREALG; encoded by the coding sequence ATGAACCGTGACTACGGACTGCTGCCGCCCGCGGCGAAGAAGCTGCTGCGGCGCGCGGTCGGCAGGTACGTGGTCGGTGAGCGGTGGTGGGCTGTCAGGTTCGCGAAGGAGCGCGCCGCCGCGGTCCGCGCCGAGCACCGCGAGGTCGCTCGCCTGGCGCGGTCGCACGCACCGGCCGAGGCCATGGTGACCGTCGTCGTGCCTACCTACCGGCGAGCCGATCGGCTCCGCGACGCGGTCACCAGCGCGCTCGCGCAGACCGTCACCGACGTCGCGGTGATCGTGGTGGACGACGGTGGGGGCGAGGTCGGCGGTCTGCCCGACGATCCGCGGCTGACCGTTCTCCGGCTCGCCCGCAACCACGGGAGCCCGGGGTTGGCGCGCAACGTCGCGCTCCGGCTGAGCCGATCGCCGTACGTGGCGTTCCTCGACGACGACAACACGTGGCGGCCGAACCACCTGGAGACGGCGTTGCCCGCGTTGGAGTCCGCGGGGCTGGTCTACACCGACCTGCACCGGCGCAGGCTCGATGGGTCCACTGTGGACGTTCTGGGGCGGGACTTCGACCGCAGGGAACACGCCGACAGCGCCTGGGTCGACGTCAACGCCGTCGTCGTGCGGCGAGCGCCCTGGCTGCGCTTCGACCCCTGGGCCCGGCCCCGTTGGGTCCACCCGAGAGAAGACTGGGAGTTCGTGCACCGCGTCTCAGCACGGTCCGCCGTGACCCACCTGCCGGTGGTCACCGTGGACTACACCGTTCACGACGGCAGCTACTTCAGCGACTGGTCGCGGGAGGCGCTCGGGTGA
- a CDS encoding class I SAM-dependent methyltransferase, producing MSEPVCRACRGRNGQIVLDLGRQPASDHFPRLVEPGPDARHPLQMWLCAGCGLAQLLSDPTVPEEPRGAEPAALVAQARDAVHRVSRAGLLPQGARVAEYGSPHGGSWLGMLRERGLRPVAEGEADVILDCFGMMHCPDQAAALAERAGRLSEDGVLLVQYHSLATIIRCGQWNALRHGHYAYYSTTALVTMLAAAGLKARTAWTFDLYGGTVLLAASRTAEPDDIVRALLGEEQAMRITEPNRLRVLQDEAAATADALRRYLTEQRQAGRRVYGYGAASRAVALLCRAGIDSVLLPAIADAAPAKQKRRMPGSGVPVISPAELVAAEPDEVLLFLPDLATEARTALPQIEANGGRWVIAEPRPDPLAPLSIA from the coding sequence ATGAGCGAGCCGGTGTGTCGCGCGTGCAGGGGCCGGAACGGGCAGATCGTGCTCGATCTGGGCCGACAGCCCGCCTCCGACCACTTCCCCCGCCTGGTGGAACCGGGGCCGGACGCCCGGCACCCGCTGCAGATGTGGCTGTGCGCGGGCTGCGGGCTGGCGCAGCTGCTCTCCGACCCGACCGTGCCGGAGGAGCCCAGGGGCGCCGAGCCCGCCGCGCTGGTCGCCCAGGCCCGCGACGCGGTGCACCGGGTGTCCAGGGCGGGGCTGCTGCCGCAGGGCGCGCGGGTCGCGGAGTACGGCAGCCCGCACGGCGGGAGCTGGCTCGGCATGCTGCGCGAGCGCGGGTTGCGGCCGGTGGCGGAGGGGGAGGCCGACGTCATCCTGGACTGCTTCGGGATGATGCACTGCCCCGACCAGGCCGCGGCGCTGGCCGAACGGGCCGGGCGGCTCAGCGAGGACGGCGTGCTGCTGGTCCAGTACCACTCGCTGGCCACGATCATCCGATGTGGACAGTGGAACGCGTTGCGGCACGGGCACTACGCGTACTACTCGACCACCGCGCTGGTCACCATGCTGGCGGCGGCCGGGCTGAAGGCGCGCACCGCGTGGACGTTCGACCTCTACGGCGGCACGGTGCTGCTCGCCGCCTCCAGGACGGCGGAGCCGGACGACATCGTCCGCGCGCTGCTGGGCGAGGAGCAGGCCATGCGGATCACCGAGCCGAACCGGCTGCGGGTGCTCCAGGACGAGGCCGCCGCGACGGCCGACGCCCTGCGCCGCTACCTCACCGAGCAGCGGCAGGCCGGTCGGCGCGTGTACGGCTACGGCGCGGCCTCGCGCGCCGTAGCGCTGCTGTGCCGGGCCGGGATCGACAGCGTGCTGCTGCCCGCCATCGCCGATGCCGCGCCCGCGAAGCAGAAGCGGCGGATGCCGGGCAGCGGCGTCCCGGTGATCTCGCCGGCGGAACTGGTCGCGGCCGAACCCGACGAGGTCCTGCTCTTCTTACCCGACCTGGCCACCGAGGCCAGGACCGCACTGCCGCAGATCGAAGCCAACGGTGGGCGATGGGTCATCGCCGAACCGCGCCCGGACCCGCTCGCCCCTCTGTCCATCGCCTGA
- a CDS encoding YveK family protein — protein MDALDLLRTVRRRWALAAVLAVGLAALLTSVAFLVPQQYRANASMLVLRAHSGEDRNPFAAVDPAQGQAAILLLKVVNTPPMRQRMAAQGATAELEISNEGSGTVAADSPFITVVATGQNPESVRATVDIAMRELRTELKRRQDEMRVPPEGQLSLTVIVGPETITTTRSEQLRALAISGGIGLVLLLAIVVMVDRAQQRRARVPFALARKQEEAEPEPVDPEPSVQLEAERSAAARAAVARVTRNAPTSIDRETDALGIRYQRPQDRASR, from the coding sequence GTGGACGCTCTGGACTTGCTGCGGACGGTGCGCAGGCGGTGGGCTCTCGCCGCCGTGCTGGCAGTGGGCCTTGCCGCCCTGCTGACCAGCGTCGCGTTCCTCGTCCCGCAGCAGTACCGGGCCAACGCCAGCATGCTCGTGCTGCGCGCGCACAGCGGCGAGGACCGCAACCCCTTCGCCGCCGTGGATCCCGCGCAGGGGCAGGCCGCGATCCTGCTGCTGAAGGTGGTGAACACACCGCCGATGCGGCAGCGCATGGCCGCCCAGGGCGCCACCGCCGAACTGGAGATCTCCAACGAGGGCAGCGGGACCGTCGCCGCCGACAGCCCGTTCATCACCGTCGTGGCGACCGGGCAGAACCCGGAGTCGGTGCGCGCCACGGTCGACATCGCCATGCGGGAGCTGCGCACGGAGCTCAAGCGCAGGCAGGACGAGATGCGGGTGCCCCCGGAGGGGCAGCTCAGCCTGACCGTGATCGTCGGGCCCGAGACGATCACCACGACGCGCTCCGAGCAGCTGCGGGCGCTCGCGATCAGCGGCGGCATCGGGCTGGTGCTCCTGCTGGCCATCGTCGTGATGGTGGACCGGGCGCAGCAGCGGCGGGCCCGGGTGCCGTTCGCGCTGGCCCGCAAGCAGGAGGAGGCCGAGCCGGAACCCGTCGACCCGGAGCCATCGGTGCAGCTGGAGGCGGAACGGTCGGCAGCCGCGCGGGCCGCGGTGGCCAGGGTGACCCGGAACGCGCCCACCTCGATCGACCGCGAGACCGACGCGCTGGGCATCCGCTACCAACGCCCGCAGGACAGGGCGAGCCGGTGA
- a CDS encoding glycosyltransferase family 2 protein, whose product MEQQASPRPAPSLVGRAAAPIAVALPVYNGLPYIEVALRSLLSQTGVDFELHIADNCSTDGTEELCSELARHDERVVYHRRPRNVGVTANHNRLVEEVDSPYFIWAAADDAYRPDRLAKLYEALRHRPDAVLSFSSATQIDSAGEEIGGWDDVCDTGHPDPVARLRDLMAKQHENYHCYGLFRREVLRRTQLLPPVKNNDRILIAELALYGPFVEVRERLLLHRLHERRLTQCTSQREWYRTQRTDDRKLVLPNVEEAGWYLRAVRRSPLPLVDRARAMLALSPWFRANAVPMARNVAKAALEGAKLAVGGRRRP is encoded by the coding sequence ATGGAACAACAAGCCTCTCCGCGCCCGGCGCCGTCGCTGGTCGGCCGCGCCGCCGCCCCCATCGCTGTCGCCCTGCCGGTGTACAACGGTCTGCCGTACATCGAGGTGGCGCTGCGATCGCTGCTCAGCCAGACCGGCGTCGACTTCGAGCTGCACATCGCCGACAACTGCTCCACCGACGGCACCGAGGAGCTGTGCAGCGAGCTCGCCCGTCACGACGAGCGCGTCGTCTACCACCGCCGGCCGCGCAACGTCGGCGTGACCGCGAACCACAACAGGCTGGTCGAGGAGGTCGACAGCCCGTACTTCATCTGGGCCGCGGCCGACGACGCCTACCGGCCGGACCGGCTGGCCAAGCTCTACGAGGCGCTGCGGCACCGGCCGGACGCGGTGCTGTCGTTCAGCTCCGCGACGCAGATCGACAGCGCGGGCGAGGAGATCGGCGGGTGGGACGACGTCTGCGACACCGGCCACCCGGACCCGGTGGCCCGGTTGCGCGACCTGATGGCCAAGCAGCACGAGAACTACCACTGCTACGGCCTCTTCCGCCGGGAGGTGCTGCGCCGGACGCAGCTGTTGCCCCCGGTGAAGAACAACGACCGCATCCTGATCGCCGAGCTGGCGCTGTACGGGCCGTTCGTCGAGGTGCGGGAAAGGCTGCTGCTGCACCGCTTGCACGAGCGGCGGCTCACCCAGTGCACCTCGCAGCGCGAGTGGTACCGCACGCAGCGCACCGACGACCGCAAGCTGGTCCTGCCCAACGTGGAGGAGGCGGGTTGGTACCTCCGGGCGGTTCGCCGGTCGCCGCTTCCGCTCGTCGATCGCGCCCGTGCGATGCTCGCCCTGTCCCCGTGGTTCCGGGCGAACGCCGTGCCGATGGCGCGCAACGTGGCGAAGGCGGCGCTCGAAGGGGCGAAACTGGCGGTCGGCGGCCGTCGGCGCCCCTGA
- a CDS encoding dTDP-4-dehydrorhamnose 3,5-epimerase family protein, with translation MLVETTSLPGVLVFTPTPHRDDRGLFTRTFNTEIARAHGLDPNAFTQDSQSRSRRGVLRGMHGRSGRGEAKLVRCARGAVHDVLVDARPDSPAFGRHEAFLLDDNTFRHLYVPPGMLHGFQVLTDWADVCYRIDRPHDPAEDVAVRYDDPDLAISWPAEVELISPRDAAAGSWAALLGE, from the coding sequence GTGCTGGTTGAGACGACGTCGCTGCCCGGGGTGCTGGTGTTCACGCCCACCCCGCACCGCGACGACCGCGGACTGTTCACCCGGACCTTCAACACCGAGATCGCGCGGGCGCACGGGCTGGACCCGAACGCCTTCACGCAGGACTCGCAGTCGCGCTCCCGCCGGGGCGTGCTGCGCGGCATGCACGGGCGCTCCGGACGCGGCGAGGCGAAACTCGTCCGCTGCGCCCGGGGCGCTGTGCACGACGTGCTCGTCGACGCCCGCCCGGACTCCCCGGCCTTCGGCAGGCACGAGGCGTTCCTGTTGGACGACAACACTTTCCGGCACCTGTACGTGCCGCCGGGGATGTTGCACGGCTTCCAGGTGCTCACCGACTGGGCCGATGTCTGCTACCGCATCGACCGGCCGCACGACCCCGCAGAGGACGTCGCAGTGCGCTACGACGACCCCGATCTGGCCATCTCCTGGCCGGCCGAGGTCGAGCTGATCAGCCCGAGGGACGCCGCCGCCGGTTCGTGGGCGGCGTTGCTGGGCGAGTAG
- a CDS encoding glycosyltransferase family 2 protein, with protein MRPPVLVAVVTYNSAADLPELFRSLPDALTGVPSWRVVVADNASGDGSADLARNLLPTAEVVETGGNLGYAAGVNACLSRAKEGEAVFVLNADVRLAPGSVGTLLDAFADPAVGIAVPVVTHPTGEPEPTLRRRPTPARVLGDALLGRRATAFPALSEQIPVGNHEEPDWANGATLLIGPHVWPRVGRWRAELFLYSEEVDYCLRVKDAGWSIRQVPGALAVHRGGEVASSPALWAQLVTNRVVHAARWNGATGARCVWAALVLAQVIRLPLRRGTHLAALRALLAGRRALLSGHPTNPAAPQEFFGGQR; from the coding sequence ATGAGACCACCAGTGCTGGTCGCCGTGGTCACCTACAACTCCGCAGCGGACCTCCCCGAGCTGTTCCGGAGCCTGCCGGACGCCCTGACCGGGGTGCCGTCGTGGCGCGTCGTGGTCGCGGACAACGCCTCCGGCGACGGCAGCGCGGACCTCGCCAGGAACCTGCTGCCCACGGCCGAGGTCGTGGAGACGGGCGGCAACCTCGGGTACGCGGCCGGGGTGAACGCCTGCCTCTCACGGGCGAAGGAGGGCGAGGCGGTGTTCGTGCTCAACGCCGACGTCCGCCTGGCCCCCGGATCGGTCGGCACGCTGCTCGACGCCTTCGCCGATCCCGCCGTGGGCATCGCGGTGCCGGTGGTGACCCACCCGACCGGAGAGCCAGAGCCGACGCTGCGGCGCAGACCGACCCCGGCGCGGGTGCTCGGCGACGCTCTGCTCGGCAGGCGGGCGACGGCCTTTCCCGCGCTGAGCGAGCAAATCCCGGTCGGCAACCACGAAGAACCTGACTGGGCCAACGGTGCGACGCTGCTCATCGGACCGCACGTCTGGCCCCGTGTCGGACGGTGGCGCGCGGAGTTGTTCCTCTACTCGGAAGAGGTCGACTACTGCTTGCGCGTCAAGGACGCCGGCTGGTCGATCCGCCAGGTCCCCGGTGCGCTCGCCGTCCACCGCGGCGGCGAGGTCGCCTCCTCCCCGGCGTTGTGGGCGCAGCTGGTCACCAACCGCGTGGTGCACGCGGCTCGGTGGAACGGCGCGACCGGTGCGCGTTGCGTGTGGGCCGCGTTGGTCCTGGCTCAGGTCATCCGGCTGCCGTTGCGGCGGGGGACGCATCTCGCCGCGCTGCGCGCACTGCTGGCGGGTCGCCGGGCGCTTCTGTCCGGGCATCCCACCAATCCCGCCGCACCACAGGAGTTCTTCGGGGGACAACGATGA
- a CDS encoding O-antigen ligase family protein: MIAGATERLVAIHDVAKAKTSVRRRTAREFFATVPAHYVLVVFAALLALPQNVVIAGVGGSLTPARLVAAICLIWWVVARAAGGMGMRIEVNPVRATVLAGSLVLLAAHALALGLGTPAELLGGAGRGWMLYALCVGVALLACDGLAGLGALRAVLGAVVLGVTASAFAAVVHFAVKTDLRALISLPGMEVQGLGKIDLARGGLERALGFANHPIELAALSSSAIPLALYLTRFARKRLLWWGCVLVLVAGIVVSISRTGLLGLAMIGLFLLPRLGILRWALGAVVAGVFATLAMTAEPKLFAVISQTVVGSSNDYSVWSRLADYDYVISRLEQRPWSGQGLGTYTAPPQPFLDNQYLLTLVESGIPGLLVLVALLLVPVFSARAAWIRLGRLGNSSELRDAAWAVGSALAVAAMCFATFDALAFPQFQGMTFLLIGVGGAIASWERAETSS, encoded by the coding sequence GTGATCGCCGGGGCCACTGAACGGCTGGTGGCGATCCACGACGTCGCCAAGGCCAAGACCAGCGTGCGGCGGCGGACGGCCCGTGAGTTCTTCGCCACGGTGCCCGCGCACTACGTTCTCGTGGTCTTCGCGGCGCTGTTGGCCTTGCCGCAGAACGTCGTCATCGCCGGAGTCGGCGGATCGCTCACGCCCGCGCGCCTTGTCGCCGCGATCTGCCTGATCTGGTGGGTCGTGGCACGCGCGGCCGGGGGAATGGGCATGCGCATCGAGGTGAACCCGGTGCGCGCCACGGTGCTCGCCGGATCCCTCGTGCTGCTGGCCGCGCACGCGCTCGCGCTCGGACTGGGCACGCCCGCGGAACTGCTCGGTGGCGCAGGTCGCGGCTGGATGCTCTACGCGCTGTGCGTCGGGGTGGCGTTGCTGGCGTGCGACGGACTCGCCGGGCTCGGCGCGCTGCGGGCGGTTCTGGGCGCGGTCGTGCTCGGTGTGACCGCCTCCGCCTTCGCCGCCGTCGTGCACTTCGCGGTGAAGACCGATCTGCGCGCGCTGATCTCCTTGCCCGGTATGGAGGTCCAGGGCCTCGGCAAGATCGACCTGGCGCGGGGCGGGCTCGAACGCGCGCTCGGCTTCGCCAACCACCCCATCGAACTCGCGGCGCTGTCGTCATCGGCGATCCCGCTCGCGCTGTACCTGACGCGGTTCGCGCGCAAGCGGCTCCTGTGGTGGGGGTGCGTTCTCGTGCTGGTCGCGGGAATCGTGGTCAGCATCTCGCGCACCGGACTGCTCGGTCTCGCGATGATCGGCCTTTTCCTGTTGCCGCGCTTGGGGATTCTCCGCTGGGCGCTGGGTGCTGTTGTGGCGGGTGTGTTCGCGACACTGGCCATGACGGCGGAGCCGAAGCTGTTCGCGGTGATCAGCCAGACCGTCGTGGGCTCCAGCAACGACTACAGCGTCTGGAGCCGTTTGGCGGACTACGACTACGTCATCTCCCGCCTGGAGCAGCGCCCGTGGAGCGGACAGGGGCTGGGCACCTACACGGCGCCACCACAACCGTTCCTGGACAACCAGTACCTGTTGACCCTCGTCGAGTCGGGGATACCGGGGCTGCTGGTGCTGGTGGCACTGCTGCTGGTGCCGGTGTTCTCGGCGCGGGCCGCGTGGATCCGCTTGGGGCGGCTGGGGAACAGCTCCGAGCTGCGGGACGCGGCGTGGGCGGTCGGGAGCGCTCTCGCGGTCGCCGCGATGTGCTTCGCGACCTTCGACGCGTTGGCGTTCCCCCAGTTCCAGGGTATGACCTTCCTGTTGATCGGTGTCGGGGGCGCGATCGCGTCCTGGGAACGGGCGGAGACGTCGTCATGA
- a CDS encoding NAD-dependent epimerase/dehydratase family protein — MRVLLTGHQGYLGSVMAVRLAEAGHDVVGLDSGLFADCVLGPSPEDPPTIAVDLRDVTVDQLSGFDAVIHLAALSNDPLGSLAPSLTYDINHFASTRLAKLSREAGVRRFLYASTCSVYGAAGEDLVGEDAPLRPVTPYAESKVRVEDDLVLLADDDFSPVFLRNATAFGFSPRLRADIVLNNLVGHAVLSGEVRVLSDGTPWRPLVHAADIADAFLAALVAPRESIHCRAFNVGMAANNLTVAQIAEAVVEAVPGSKLVITGEAGADPRSYRVDFARITKYLPAFSPQWTVAAGAVELHAAYVEHGLTEHAFTKRFTRLARLADRQAAGSLAQDMRPVGAPVP, encoded by the coding sequence ATGCGTGTCCTGCTGACCGGACACCAGGGGTACCTGGGCAGTGTGATGGCGGTGCGCCTGGCCGAGGCCGGGCACGACGTCGTCGGGCTGGACTCGGGGCTGTTCGCCGACTGCGTGCTCGGGCCCTCGCCTGAGGACCCGCCGACGATCGCGGTGGACCTGCGCGATGTCACCGTCGACCAGCTGAGCGGCTTCGACGCCGTCATCCACCTCGCCGCGCTGTCCAACGACCCGCTGGGTTCCCTGGCGCCGTCGCTGACCTACGACATCAACCACTTCGCCTCGACCAGGCTGGCCAAGCTCTCGCGCGAGGCCGGAGTGCGTCGTTTCCTCTACGCCTCGACGTGTTCGGTGTACGGCGCGGCGGGTGAGGACCTGGTCGGCGAGGACGCTCCGCTGCGCCCGGTGACGCCGTACGCGGAGAGCAAGGTCCGGGTCGAGGACGACCTCGTGCTGCTCGCCGACGACGACTTCAGCCCGGTCTTCCTGCGCAACGCGACGGCTTTCGGCTTCTCGCCACGGCTGCGCGCGGACATCGTGCTGAACAACCTGGTCGGTCACGCGGTGCTCAGCGGTGAGGTGCGGGTGCTCTCCGACGGCACGCCGTGGCGCCCGCTGGTGCACGCCGCCGACATCGCCGACGCGTTCCTGGCCGCGCTCGTGGCGCCGCGCGAGTCCATCCACTGCCGGGCCTTCAACGTGGGCATGGCGGCGAACAACCTCACCGTCGCGCAGATCGCCGAGGCCGTGGTGGAGGCCGTGCCCGGTTCGAAGCTGGTGATCACGGGGGAGGCGGGCGCCGATCCGCGCTCCTACCGGGTGGACTTCGCCCGCATCACCAAGTACCTGCCCGCCTTCTCTCCACAGTGGACGGTCGCGGCGGGCGCCGTCGAGCTGCACGCGGCCTACGTCGAGCACGGCCTGACCGAGCACGCCTTCACCAAGCGCTTCACCCGCCTGGCGAGGCTGGCCGACCGGCAGGCGGCGGGCAGCCTCGCGCAGGACATGCGACCGGTGGGTGCACCCGTTCCGTGA